Proteins from a single region of Mytilus trossulus isolate FHL-02 chromosome 2, PNRI_Mtr1.1.1.hap1, whole genome shotgun sequence:
- the LOC134705866 gene encoding uncharacterized protein LOC134705866, protein MADAMLSKTDSKSLKKGSSASNEAKGKNPKRKSSGDDSRSKNDDTSSCSSGAKIVSSGEAGTVASRLKGLSQNTGEASKEPTLAEVFSVLKNMQQEQSSQKTDFVSLKSMVDELYYVEPEGYEESQGADPEVFDENNNDNNDHVGDTEVAEPPAKKQKTVDKEGDNVFKAAAQAYRSKDNVDTSVDDTLADTVNECFREGISDEKYNELMKSVARPENCVSLTRTRVNQLIWDLLSPQTRSFDSVIQQHQETVVKASCNITKLLNMLCKLKSELGDDCQQEMQSCIDLGIDSIALLSQYNKMTNIKRKEYQRFDLSPEYHHLSSPSIPFTDMLYGDNVHQKSKEIQDMNRLGRNLNINNNARGRGNGFSRGGSFGRGRGFGRGRAGSRRGGYRGGRGRGYGGRGQYSNDQGGSKNLRGVPSFLRK, encoded by the coding sequence ATGGCGGATGCCATGCTCTCGAAAACTGATTCAAAATCCTTGAAGAAAGGTTCAAGTGCTTCAAATGAGGCAAAAGGTAAAAATCCTAAAAGAAAATCATCCGGTGATGATTCTCGTTCAAAGAATGACGATACAAGTAGTTGTAGTAGTGGTGCAAAAATTGTCAGCTCCGGCGAGGCCGGAACTGTTGCTTCAAGACTTAAAGGTCTGAGTCAAAATACTGGCGAAGCTAGTAAAGAGCCCACTTTAGCTGAGGTTTTTTCAGTTCTGAAGAACATGCAACAGGAACAGAGTTCCCAAAAAACTGATTTTGTGTCTCTCAAGTCGATGGTCGACGAATTGTATTACGTTGAGCCTGAGGGTTACGAAGAAAGCCAGGGTGCAGACCCTGAGgtttttgatgaaaataataatgacaATAATGATCATGTTGGTGATACTGAGGTTGCAGAACCTCCagctaaaaaacaaaaaactgttgACAAAGAGGGTGACAATGTTTTTAAAGCTGCTGCTCAGGCTTATAGGTCAAAAGATAATGTTGATACAAGTGTAGATGACACTTTAGCTGACACGGTTAATGAATGTTTCCGTGAGGGAATATCTGATGAAAAATACAATGAACTGATGAAATCAGTAGCTAGACCAGAGAATTGTGTTTCTCTTACAAGGACTAGAGTAAATCAGCTCATTTGGGATTTACTCTCTCCTCAAACTAGATCTTTTGATTCGGTCATACAACAACATCAAGAGACTGTTGTTAAAGCATCATGtaacattacaaaattattaaatatgttgTGCAAACTAAAATCTGAATTGGGTGACGACTGTCAACAAGAAATGCAGTCTTGCATAGATTTGGGGATTGATTCCATAGCTTTACTGTCACAATATAACAAGATGactaatataaaaagaaaggaATATCAAAGATTTGATTTAAGTCCTGAATATCATCATTTAAGTTCACCCTCAATTCCTTTCACTGACATGCTTTATGGtgacaatgtccatcaaaagtCGAAAGAAATTCAAGACATGAACAGACTTGGtcgaaatttaaatattaataataatgcAAGAGGTAGAGGAAATGGTTTTTCTCGAGGAGGTAGTTTTGGTAGAGGACGAGGTTTTGGTAGAGGCCGTGCAGGGTCTCGTCGTGGTGGATACAGAGGTGGTCGAGGCCGTGGTTACGGCGGTAGAGGCCAGTATTCAAATGATCAAGGTGGTTCAAAAAACTTGAGAGGTGTTCCAAGTTTCCTGAGGAAGTAA
- the LOC134705867 gene encoding uncharacterized protein LOC134705867 has translation MSTESSERQCRGSDDCTIMADSGMVSSFTRNVDRLSKNVASKEKTSVHSRNGKDSSSSQSVKVSCLSVIRKNLENQGISDKASKIFLASWRDSTKKQYSTYVKQWFRFCSKRKIDPLQPALNEVLDFLTVLFDKGLSYSTINCARSALSALGIMFNGVTVGSNATIIRFLKGVYNLRPSEPRYSETWDVSKVFNFLRKLSPVKYISLKDLTLKLVMLIVLSTACRTQSLFLLCLDNLVKGKDSYTLFYSGLLKQNRPGFNVHFVELFAYPPDRRLCVFTVLKEYLMRTAQARSNSQKLFISYVKPFVSRETISRWIKTVMSKSGINLKSYSSHSARSAVVSKAFHNLIPVECILRRAGWTSEKTFAKFYKKPIESDEQRFQRAVLST, from the coding sequence ATGTCTACAGAAAGTTCAGAAAGACAGTGCAGAGGTTCTGATGATTGTACCATTATGGCCGACTCAGGCATGGTATCCAGTTTTACTAGAAATGTTGATAGACTTTCCAAAAATGTTGCCTCGAAAGAAAAGACTTCTGTCCATTCCAGGAACGGAAAAGATTCATCCTCTTCACAATCAGTTAAAGTTTCTTGCTTGTCGGTTATCAGGAAAAATTTGGAAAACCAAGGCATTTCAGACAAGGCTTCCAAAATCTTTTTGGCGTCTTGGCGAGACAGTACGAAAAAGCAATACTCAACTTATGTCAAGCAATGGTTCCGTTTCTGTAGTAAAAGGAAAATTGATCCACTTCAACCAGCTTTAAATGAAGTCTTAGATTTTTTAACAGTGCTTTTTGATAAAGGATTAAGTTATAGTACGATAAATTGTGCAAGATCTGCATTGTCAGCCTTAGGAATAATGTTTAATGGAGTGACAGTTGGCTCTAACGCTACAATCATCAGATTTTTAAAAGGTGTTTATAATTTGCGACCTTCAGAACCTAGATATAGTGAAACTTGGGACGTAtctaaagtttttaattttttacggAAGTTATCTCCCGTAAAGTATATTTCGTTGAAAGATTTAACATTGAAGTTAGTAATGTTAATTGTTTTATCCACGGCTTGTAGGACACAGTCGTTGTTTTTGCTATGTTTAGACAATTTAGTTAAAGGAAAGGATAGTTATACTTTGTTTTATTCAGGTTTATTAAAACAGAATAGACCTGGGtttaatgtacattttgttGAACTTTTTGCTTATCCTCCAGATAGGAGATTGTGtgtttttactgttttaaaagaatatttgatGAGAACAGCTCAAGCTCGTAGTAATAGTCAGAAACTTTTTATAAGTTATGTAAAACCGTTCGTTTCAAGAGAAACAATTAGCAGATGGATCAAAACTGTGATGTCAAAATCAGgaattaatttaaaatcttATTCTTCGCATAGCGCTAGATCAGCAGTTGTTTCTAAGGCTTTCCATAATCTGATTCCTGTGGAATGTATTTTACGAAGAGCTGGTTGGACCAGTGAAAAGACTTTTGCTAAATTCTACAAGAAGCCGATCGAGTCAGATGAACAACGTTTTCAGAGAGCTGTTCTGAGTACATAG